Proteins from a single region of Flavobacterium sp. YJ01:
- a CDS encoding gliding motility-associated C-terminal domain-containing protein, with the protein MKKKFTFCNLKLHKRLLGLLTLFLICSNVFSQTICRPTSETNSQGGLLCVGLNVDSPANAYDSAGLSTFATLTSVVGVGCFVEETLNLGQTARAGDQIAIYFGTGNGLLDVSLLSNASIQTKFNGTNVGSSVALNSPLLNLNLLTGNTVAVAKYTLTGDANQVQIQVGGLVNLLTVLRIYDVRLEYAQPTVAGGLTQTVCSGSTATLTATPAAGTTIAWYGSASSTTALATGNTFTTPALTNNTTYYIGISRTTGCEGNVRVPVVLNVSNPVAPAVSNTGTTVCSSGATQQTTLSLVNAIPGTTYSWYSTATGGTALATGTTYSPTVPLGTTSFYVEGVIGTCISPTRTQVNVVSTAIPATPTVLTQSVTIQSGQNATLSASTSEVGAQLNWYDVPTGGTAVATNTATFTTPILTATKTYYVEAQSPNGSCVSAARVPVLVTVQPASLVGCLEAGSQQIVQNGVCLLCSSTNPNNAVDGNPATATRLNVPVGLINGYVQQTLQFNNPGKAGDIVDVEMELPGGLADLSLLGAVSLATYNGATYNNDRVAINNPLITLQLLSGNRFRASVTAGANFDRVEIRLGGLATVLTSADIYQATYRFKAPTFSGTTTICSGQTATVTASLAVGETVNWYSAATGGTSLASTATFTTPALTAPTTYYVQVTRNGCVNSERNPVQILITNPVVPVVTASPTTICSGQSTTLTVQAPITGTTYNWYDAATGGNLVFTGTSFTTPALAVNTSYYVEAAIGDCTSATRTAVNLTVSPIPATPTFASSNVIIQSGQTVTLSVQNPVAGVRYNWFDVPTGGASIAFNTTSYTPNPALTANKTYYVEAVNVGTDCANPTRGAITVTVIANASTCLQAGTQITSRDPGLLCVACTDINPNNSVDGNINTFAQLSIPVGLLGSYIEQTLIFANPGQTGDIIDVDLELPGGLADVTLLGGVSLATFNGAIYNNDRTPINNSLIGIQLLSGNKFKASFKATAPFDRVEIRLGGLATVLSNLYIYQGAYRYPDATVTGAAAPICVGGTASLTASSTGTETYTWYDAAVGGNIVAVNPTAPLTASTTYYLQGTRGTCENSIRQAVTVNVLPIPTAADIVIPSPAEATCAGGIVLNPSTAIAGAQFKYYTDQNKTQEIITGTTVVAQPGVTFTKDATTGALTIAGLNAAGTPYNYFIAASNGGTCENVINDLKQVTVNFPSTTVLTVNANPAPGCGSFNLGNAITNFDSTGNTTYTFYDPSNNVITADAAANITTGGVYSIEAQRTGDTCPAARQSVTVVINALPSLVVTNPQESVNVGTNVTLTATSTGTVTWFDPQGNALAGPPFTTGALSAPGVYTYTAVASDGTCSRTATKVINVIDLSSCQSLSERVYATGQSFSSIITGTVTNGTNAVDGNPQTFSTITTGVGLLGVGTTWQSLTWPANIVKGTPVTVKLGSEYSLLAVGQNLSVVGTKNGVDIGAMQSVSGSLLNLISGDNTYEFTFVPSDASGPQDYDGIRIQSASLVSVAQNTKVFDAHYNRQVATVACTPGDIQDIFYGATDLVLPVGAVTAAVGVSDAWNIADNDVTTFATMYSGVGALVAADLTVQFKTPSVVSDTLRIVISKPGALLDVNLLTGFTIQRYLGNVAVGAPIQNTSTLLSIRLLPGNSLAMVLVSSPTEIYDRVRIRLGGVAGVLDFLRVHTVERTANTTVIGADPQNKITVCPGSTITLQIPEEACSTYIWYDAITGGNSLSTGISYTLPANLPAGIYKYYVQPVRYGCETFARGEVTVEVKASAPVNALTDITLNGGTSTSVCTATGSVTLATSLSGTPLLTNPVYSWYSFNGTTSQLIPGETTAQLIVNGLAPGTYTYYVGVTSDQFCLTAEADRKQITFTILPPSTANDILVDDVTVCHDAPATLTPTAPALASPLFTWYLDANKTQPIANGAVINGVTYTISAAGELTATGLTEAMSPITYHVAVSSTNTCENLAGTLQDAVILINDPNTPTTLDNTQDFCLSTTPTVANLQVNETNVVWYTTPTGGLPLASTTPLANGVYYAGATDIVFGCESSVRLAVTVTVTDPGTPTLVTAGTQNFCLVDAPTFASIQTAQTNIVWYTAATGGTLIPSTTALTTGQYFAAISDPTTGCESATRLTVDVIVNNPTTPTLVTAGTQNFCLEDAPTFASIQTNEGNIVWYTAATGGTLIPSTTALTTGQYFAAILDPATGCASATRLTVDVIVNDPGTPTLVTAGTQNFCQEDAPTFASIQTNQANIVWYTAATGGTLIPSTTVLTTGQYFAAISDPASGCESATRLTVDVIVNDPGTPTLVTAGTQNFCLVDAPTFASIQTTQTNIVWYTAATGGTLIPSTTALTTGQYFAAISDPASGCESATRLTVDVIVNNPATPTLVTAGTQNFCLEDAPTFASIQTNEGNIVWYTSATGGTLIPSTTALTTGQYFAAILDPATACASATRLTVDVIVNDPGTPTLVTAGTQNFCQEDAPTFASIQTTQSNIVWYTAATGGTQIPSITVLTTGQYFAAISDPASGCESATRLTVDVIVNDPGTPTLVTAGTQNFCQEDAPTFASIQTTQTNIVWYTAATGGTQIPSTTALTTGQYFAAISDPATGCESSTRLTVDVLVTDPATPTTTSAAQTFCSGTNPTVANIQVNESNVIWFTTQTGGTALASTTALTTATYYGAIKDPVTGCESSVRLQVAVTVGNTINPTTNNAAQTFCSANAPTIANIQVNESNVTWYTSATGGTPIAAGTALTSGIYFGNIVDAATGCESTTRLQVTVTVVDPAGTPTTANATQNFCTLNSPTVANIQVNEANVVWYRTATGGTALPATTALTTGIYYGAISSAVGCENPVRLAVTVNVNAPSVVTTTSTNQKFCLNAAPTVANIQVNEANVVYYTTATGGTPLLANTPLTATTYYAAASSNTTNGCDNAPRLAITVSFENDAAYQITTTDDTPCVFKGVTYSIANGKSNYLWTIVGGTIVSGGSTADGSVTVSWSDIGPGTVTVAYVNTCDERTIKTLNVSVSSCSDLTITNTVNNPTPNFGEQVTFTVTVNNVGEGDFINTIVSNLIPSGLELVSSSTSTGTFDPTTQLWTIPRLNAGQSVTLTIVAEVLPGGNYTSTATVETSTPLDVDATNNSASVTLEPICLTVYNEFTPNNDGKNDFFRIDCIETHPNNELKVFNRYGALVYSKVHYENDWDGTANVSGVVNRGDMLPTGTYFYVITIGDGTVKKGWLSIMR; encoded by the coding sequence ATGAAAAAAAAATTTACTTTTTGTAATCTCAAACTACACAAGAGATTATTAGGGCTTTTAACGTTGTTTCTAATATGCAGTAATGTGTTTTCACAAACTATTTGTAGACCTACGTCTGAAACAAATAGTCAAGGTGGATTACTGTGTGTTGGATTAAATGTTGATAGTCCTGCCAACGCTTATGATAGCGCAGGCTTAAGCACTTTTGCAACCCTAACCAGCGTGGTCGGGGTAGGTTGTTTTGTTGAAGAGACATTAAATTTAGGTCAGACGGCGAGAGCTGGAGATCAAATTGCTATTTATTTTGGTACTGGCAATGGTCTTCTTGATGTAAGTTTGTTGTCGAATGCTTCGATTCAAACTAAATTTAATGGAACTAATGTTGGTTCGAGCGTGGCTTTAAATAGTCCGCTTTTAAATTTGAATTTACTTACCGGTAACACTGTCGCGGTGGCAAAGTATACTTTGACAGGCGATGCGAATCAAGTGCAAATTCAGGTTGGTGGGCTTGTAAATTTATTAACGGTCCTTAGAATTTATGATGTTCGTTTAGAATATGCGCAACCAACTGTTGCGGGAGGTTTAACACAAACAGTTTGTTCTGGATCTACAGCTACGCTTACCGCAACACCAGCCGCAGGAACTACTATAGCGTGGTATGGTTCTGCTTCTTCTACAACTGCATTAGCAACAGGAAATACTTTTACAACTCCTGCATTGACTAATAATACTACATATTATATAGGAATTTCAAGAACAACAGGATGCGAAGGAAATGTTCGAGTACCTGTTGTTTTAAATGTTTCTAATCCAGTTGCTCCGGCAGTTAGTAATACAGGAACGACAGTTTGTTCTAGTGGAGCAACACAGCAAACAACTTTGTCACTTGTAAATGCTATTCCTGGAACAACATATTCTTGGTATTCTACAGCAACGGGCGGAACGGCCTTAGCAACAGGAACTACATACTCGCCAACGGTTCCCTTAGGTACTACTTCTTTTTATGTTGAAGGAGTTATAGGAACTTGTATTAGTCCGACTCGTACTCAAGTAAATGTTGTTTCAACAGCAATTCCAGCTACTCCAACAGTTTTAACACAAAGTGTTACAATTCAATCTGGACAAAATGCCACTCTAAGCGCCTCAACTTCTGAAGTTGGTGCACAATTAAATTGGTATGATGTACCTACAGGAGGAACAGCAGTTGCAACTAACACAGCAACTTTTACAACTCCGATTTTGACTGCTACCAAAACTTATTATGTAGAGGCACAAAGTCCAAACGGAAGTTGTGTGAGCGCTGCAAGAGTTCCTGTTTTGGTTACGGTTCAACCAGCATCTTTAGTTGGCTGTCTTGAAGCTGGAAGTCAGCAGATAGTTCAAAACGGTGTATGTTTATTATGTAGTTCTACGAATCCAAATAATGCTGTTGACGGAAATCCAGCAACTGCAACAAGACTTAATGTTCCAGTCGGTTTGATAAATGGTTATGTTCAGCAAACATTACAATTTAATAATCCTGGAAAAGCTGGAGATATTGTAGATGTTGAAATGGAATTACCAGGAGGTTTAGCAGATTTATCTTTATTAGGTGCGGTTAGTTTAGCTACTTATAATGGAGCCACGTATAATAATGATAGAGTTGCAATAAATAACCCTTTAATTACTTTACAATTATTAAGCGGTAATCGTTTTAGAGCCAGCGTTACGGCAGGTGCAAATTTTGATCGCGTTGAAATTCGATTGGGAGGTTTGGCAACTGTATTGACAAGCGCAGATATTTATCAGGCTACTTATAGATTTAAAGCGCCAACGTTTTCTGGCACGACAACAATTTGTAGCGGACAAACTGCTACCGTAACTGCATCACTTGCAGTTGGTGAGACGGTAAATTGGTACAGTGCTGCAACGGGAGGAACTTCATTGGCCTCTACTGCAACGTTTACTACACCAGCTTTAACAGCACCAACAACATATTATGTGCAAGTTACAAGAAATGGTTGTGTAAATAGTGAAAGAAATCCAGTTCAAATATTGATTACTAATCCAGTAGTGCCAGTTGTTACTGCGTCACCAACAACAATTTGTAGCGGACAATCTACTACATTAACTGTTCAGGCGCCAATAACAGGTACAACCTATAATTGGTACGATGCTGCTACAGGAGGTAATTTAGTATTTACAGGTACTTCATTTACGACTCCTGCATTAGCGGTTAACACAAGTTATTACGTAGAAGCTGCTATTGGAGATTGTACATCAGCAACGCGTACTGCGGTAAACTTAACAGTTAGTCCAATACCAGCAACACCAACTTTTGCATCATCAAATGTAATTATACAATCTGGTCAGACAGTTACATTATCTGTACAGAATCCAGTTGCAGGTGTTAGATATAATTGGTTTGATGTTCCTACGGGAGGGGCTTCAATAGCTTTTAATACAACATCGTATACACCTAATCCAGCTCTAACGGCAAACAAAACATATTATGTTGAAGCTGTTAATGTAGGTACTGACTGCGCTAATCCAACAAGAGGAGCAATAACAGTTACTGTAATTGCAAATGCAAGTACCTGTTTGCAAGCAGGAACACAAATAACAAGTAGAGATCCTGGTCTTTTGTGTGTTGCTTGTACAGACATAAATCCAAATAATTCTGTAGATGGTAATATTAATACATTTGCTCAATTGAGTATACCAGTTGGACTTTTAGGAAGCTATATCGAACAAACACTTATTTTTGCTAATCCTGGTCAAACTGGAGATATAATAGATGTAGATTTAGAATTACCTGGCGGTTTAGCAGATGTAACATTATTAGGGGGTGTGAGTCTTGCAACTTTTAACGGAGCTATTTATAATAATGATAGAACGCCGATCAATAATAGCTTAATTGGTATTCAACTATTATCAGGAAATAAATTTAAAGCAAGCTTTAAAGCAACAGCACCATTTGATCGTGTTGAAATTAGATTAGGAGGACTTGCTACCGTATTAAGTAATTTGTATATCTATCAAGGAGCATACAGATATCCAGATGCTACAGTAACTGGAGCTGCGGCACCAATTTGTGTTGGTGGAACCGCATCATTAACTGCATCTTCTACAGGAACAGAAACATACACTTGGTATGATGCTGCGGTAGGAGGAAATATAGTAGCGGTAAATCCAACAGCTCCTTTAACAGCTTCGACTACTTATTATTTACAAGGAACAAGAGGAACTTGTGAAAACAGTATTCGTCAAGCAGTTACAGTTAATGTCTTGCCAATTCCAACAGCTGCGGATATTGTAATTCCAAGCCCAGCTGAAGCTACTTGTGCAGGTGGTATAGTTTTAAATCCATCTACAGCTATTGCTGGGGCACAATTTAAATATTATACAGACCAAAATAAAACTCAGGAAATTATAACTGGAACTACTGTTGTAGCTCAGCCTGGAGTAACTTTTACGAAAGATGCTACAACTGGCGCACTGACAATTGCAGGATTAAATGCAGCAGGAACTCCTTATAATTATTTTATTGCGGCTTCAAATGGTGGGACTTGCGAAAATGTAATTAATGATTTAAAACAAGTCACAGTTAATTTTCCTTCAACTACTGTTCTAACTGTAAATGCCAATCCAGCTCCTGGCTGTGGTAGTTTTAATTTAGGAAATGCAATAACAAATTTTGATTCTACGGGAAATACTACTTATACCTTTTATGATCCTTCAAATAATGTAATTACTGCTGATGCAGCTGCTAATATAACAACTGGTGGAGTTTATTCAATTGAAGCTCAACGTACAGGAGATACTTGTCCAGCGGCAAGACAATCTGTAACAGTTGTTATTAATGCTTTGCCAAGCTTAGTGGTAACAAATCCTCAGGAATCTGTGAATGTAGGAACCAACGTAACTTTAACAGCAACTTCAACTGGTACTGTAACTTGGTTTGATCCGCAAGGGAATGCATTAGCAGGACCACCTTTTACAACTGGAGCGTTAAGTGCACCAGGCGTTTATACTTATACAGCAGTTGCTAGTGATGGAACTTGCAGTAGAACAGCAACAAAAGTGATCAATGTTATTGATTTAAGTAGTTGTCAATCTTTGTCAGAACGTGTTTATGCAACAGGACAATCTTTTAGTTCAATAATTACAGGAACTGTTACTAATGGAACAAATGCTGTTGATGGAAATCCACAAACATTTTCAACCATTACAACAGGAGTTGGACTTTTAGGAGTTGGAACAACTTGGCAGAGTTTAACTTGGCCAGCAAATATCGTTAAAGGAACACCTGTTACAGTTAAGTTAGGATCAGAATACAGTTTATTAGCTGTTGGTCAGAATTTATCTGTAGTTGGAACTAAAAATGGAGTTGACATTGGAGCGATGCAATCAGTATCTGGTTCATTATTAAATTTAATTTCTGGAGATAATACTTATGAGTTTACTTTTGTTCCTTCAGATGCTTCAGGTCCGCAAGATTATGACGGAATCAGAATTCAATCTGCATCATTAGTAAGTGTTGCTCAAAATACAAAAGTATTTGATGCTCATTACAACAGACAAGTTGCAACTGTAGCATGTACTCCTGGAGACATTCAGGATATTTTCTACGGTGCAACAGATTTAGTTCTTCCGGTAGGAGCAGTAACTGCTGCTGTAGGAGTAAGTGATGCATGGAATATTGCTGATAATGATGTTACAACTTTTGCAACTATGTACAGTGGAGTTGGTGCTTTAGTAGCAGCTGATTTAACAGTACAATTTAAAACTCCTTCTGTAGTAAGCGACACTTTAAGAATAGTGATTTCTAAACCAGGAGCACTTTTAGATGTTAATTTACTTACTGGATTTACAATTCAGCGTTACTTAGGTAATGTTGCTGTTGGAGCTCCAATTCAAAATACAAGTACATTATTAAGCATAAGATTACTGCCAGGAAATTCTTTGGCAATGGTCTTGGTGTCTTCACCAACAGAAATTTACGATAGAGTTAGAATTCGTTTAGGAGGTGTGGCTGGAGTATTAGATTTCCTAAGAGTTCATACTGTTGAAAGAACAGCAAATACGACAGTTATTGGTGCAGATCCGCAAAATAAAATAACGGTTTGTCCAGGAAGTACTATTACACTTCAGATACCTGAAGAAGCTTGTTCTACCTATATTTGGTATGATGCGATTACTGGTGGAAATTCACTATCTACAGGTATTTCTTATACATTGCCAGCTAATTTACCAGCAGGAATTTATAAATATTACGTGCAACCAGTACGTTATGGATGTGAAACTTTTGCAAGAGGTGAGGTTACAGTTGAAGTAAAAGCTTCAGCTCCAGTTAATGCTTTAACAGACATAACTTTGAATGGAGGAACATCAACATCTGTTTGTACAGCTACTGGATCAGTAACTTTAGCAACAAGTTTGAGCGGAACACCATTATTAACTAACCCAGTTTATTCTTGGTATAGTTTTAATGGAACAACAAGTCAGCTTATTCCAGGAGAAACTACAGCGCAATTAATAGTAAACGGTTTGGCTCCAGGAACATATACTTATTATGTTGGAGTAACTTCAGATCAATTTTGTTTAACTGCAGAAGCAGATAGAAAACAGATTACGTTTACAATTTTACCTCCTTCTACAGCAAATGATATCTTAGTTGATGATGTTACGGTTTGTCATGATGCGCCAGCAACATTAACTCCAACTGCGCCAGCCTTAGCAAGCCCTTTATTCACTTGGTATCTAGATGCAAATAAAACACAGCCAATTGCTAATGGAGCAGTTATCAACGGCGTTACTTATACTATAAGTGCTGCAGGAGAGTTAACAGCAACAGGATTAACTGAGGCAATGAGTCCAATTACTTATCATGTAGCCGTTTCAAGCACCAATACTTGTGAAAACCTTGCCGGAACATTGCAAGATGCTGTAATATTAATTAATGATCCAAACACGCCAACTACTTTAGATAATACTCAGGATTTCTGTTTGTCTACAACACCAACGGTTGCTAATCTTCAAGTAAATGAAACTAATGTAGTTTGGTATACCACACCAACTGGTGGACTTCCTTTAGCATCTACAACACCTTTGGCTAATGGAGTTTATTATGCAGGAGCTACAGATATAGTATTTGGATGTGAAAGTAGTGTGAGATTAGCTGTTACAGTAACGGTGACAGATCCGGGAACACCTACATTAGTAACAGCAGGAACGCAAAACTTCTGTTTAGTAGATGCTCCTACATTTGCAAGCATTCAAACAGCTCAGACAAATATTGTTTGGTATACAGCTGCAACAGGCGGAACTTTAATTCCATCAACGACAGCTTTAACAACAGGACAATATTTTGCAGCAATTTCTGATCCGACAACAGGATGTGAAAGCGCTACAAGATTAACAGTTGATGTCATTGTAAATAATCCTACAACTCCTACATTGGTAACAGCAGGAACACAAAACTTCTGTTTGGAAGATGCTCCGACATTTGCGAGCATTCAGACAAATGAAGGTAATATCGTTTGGTATACAGCTGCAACAGGCGGAACGTTAATCCCATCAACAACAGCATTAACAACAGGGCAATATTTTGCAGCAATTCTAGATCCAGCAACAGGCTGTGCAAGCGCTACAAGATTAACAGTTGATGTAATTGTAAATGATCCAGGAACACCGACTTTGGTAACAGCAGGAACACAAAATTTCTGTCAGGAAGATGCTCCTACATTTGCAAGCATTCAGACTAATCAGGCAAATATAGTTTGGTATACAGCTGCAACAGGTGGGACTTTAATTCCTTCTACAACAGTATTAACAACTGGACAATATTTTGCAGCAATTTCTGATCCTGCATCAGGATGCGAAAGCGCTACAAGATTAACAGTTGATGTAATTGTAAATGATCCTGGAACACCTACATTAGTAACAGCTGGAACACAAAACTTCTGTTTAGTAGATGCTCCTACATTTGCAAGCATTCAGACAACTCAGACAAATATTGTTTGGTATACAGCTGCAACAGGCGGAACTTTAATTCCATCAACGACAGCTTTAACAACAGGACAATATTTTGCAGCAATTTCTGATCCTGCATCAGGATGTGAAAGCGCTACAAGATTAACAGTTGATGTCATTGTAAATAATCCTGCAACTCCTACATTGGTAACAGCAGGAACACAAAACTTCTGTTTGGAAGATGCTCCGACATTTGCGAGCATTCAGACAAATGAAGGTAATATCGTTTGGTATACATCTGCAACAGGCGGAACGTTAATCCCATCAACAACAGCATTAACAACAGGGCAATATTTTGCAGCAATTCTAGATCCAGCAACAGCCTGTGCAAGCGCTACAAGATTAACAGTTGATGTAATTGTAAATGATCCAGGAACTCCTACTTTGGTAACAGCAGGAACGCAAAATTTCTGTCAGGAAGATGCGCCTACATTTGCAAGCATTCAGACTACTCAATCTAATATTGTTTGGTATACAGCTGCAACAGGCGGAACTCAAATTCCATCAATAACAGTATTAACAACTGGACAATATTTTGCAGCAATTTCTGATCCTGCATCAGGATGCGAAAGCGCTACAAGATTAACAGTTGATGTGATTGTAAATGATCCAGGAACACCGACTTTGGTAACAGCAGGAACACAAAATTTCTGTCAGGAAGATGCGCCAACATTTGCAAGTATTCAGACAACTCAGACAAATATTGTTTGGTATACAGCTGCAACAGGCGGAACTCAAATTCCATCAACGACAGCTTTAACAACAGGACAATATTTTGCAGCAATTTCTGATCCAGCTACAGGATGTGAAAGCAGTACTAGATTAACTGTAGATGTATTGGTAACAGATCCAGCAACTCCTACTACGACTTCTGCTGCGCAAACTTTCTGTTCAGGAACAAATCCAACAGTTGCTAATATTCAAGTAAATGAGAGTAATGTAATTTGGTTTACAACGCAAACTGGAGGAACAGCTTTGGCTTCTACAACAGCTTTAACAACCGCAACTTATTATGGAGCGATAAAAGATCCAGTAACAGGTTGTGAAAGCAGTGTAAGATTGCAAGTTGCTGTAACGGTTGGAAATACAATTAATCCAACAACAAACAATGCAGCTCAGACTTTCTGTTCTGCAAATGCACCAACAATTGCTAATATTCAGGTTAATGAAAGCAATGTAACTTGGTATACTTCTGCAACAGGAGGAACGCCAATTGCAGCAGGAACAGCATTAACTTCTGGAATTTATTTTGGAAATATTGTAGATGCAGCGACAGGTTGCGAAAGTACAACTCGTTTACAAGTTACAGTTACGGTTGTTGATCCAGCAGGGACTCCAACAACAGCAAATGCAACTCAAAATTTCTGTACTTTAAATTCACCAACAGTTGCTAATATTCAAGTAAATGAAGCAAATGTAGTTTGGTATAGAACAGCAACAGGAGGAACGGCACTTCCAGCAACTACAGCGCTTACAACTGGCATCTATTATGGTGCGATTTCTAGTGCAGTTGGATGTGAGAATCCAGTAAGATTAGCAGTTACGGTAAATGTTAATGCACCAAGCGTAGTTACAACAACAAGCACAAATCAGAAATTCTGTTTAAATGCTGCGCCAACAGTTGCTAATATTCAAGTAAATGAAGCAAATGTAGTTTATTATACTACTGCGACTGGCGGAACACCATTACTAGCGAATACTCCTCTTACAGCAACGACTTATTATGCCGCTGCATCGAGTAATACGACTAACGGTTGTGATAATGCACCAAGATTAGCTATTACAGTTTCATTCGAAAATGACGCTGCTTATCAAATTACAACAACAGATGATACTCCATGTGTTTTCAAAGGTGTAACGTATTCAATTGCAAACGGAAAATCTAATTATCTATGGACAATTGTTGGAGGAACAATCGTTTCTGGAGGTTCTACAGCAGATGGTTCTGTAACCGTTTCTTGGTCAGATATTGGACCTGGAACAGTAACGGTAGCTTACGTTAATACTTGTGATGAAAGAACAATCAAAACTCTAAATGTTAGTGTGTCAAGCTGTTCAGATTTGACAATTACCAATACAGTTAATAATCCGACTCCAAATTTTGGAGAGCAGGTAACATTTACGGTAACGGTAAATAATGTTGGAGAAGGAGACTTTATCAATACAATTGTAAGTAATTTGATTCCTAGTGGTTTAGAGTTGGTAAGTTCTTCTACATCAACTGGAACTTTTGATCCGACAACGCAACTTTGGACAATTCCAAGATTAAATGCAGGTCAAAGTGTAACACTAACAATTGTTGCTGAGGTACTGCCAGGCGGCAATTACACAAGTACAGCAACTGTAGAAACTTCAACTCCTTTAGATGTTGATGCAACAAATAATTCTGCTTCAGTAACATTAGAACCAATTTGTTTAACTGTTTACAATGAGTTTACACCAAACAATGACGGAAAAAATGACTTCTTCAGAATTGATTGTATCGAAACTCATCCAAACAACGAATTGAAAGTATTTAACAGATACGGAGCATTAGTGTACAGTAAAGTACATTATGAAAATGACTGGGACGGAACTGCAAATGTATCCGGAGTTGTTAATAGAGGAGATATGTTGCCAACAGGTACTTATTTTTATGTGATAACCATTGGAGATGGAACGGTTAAAAAAGGCTGGTTGTCTATTATGAGATAA
- a CDS encoding DUF6495 family protein yields the protein MKYARLTKEQFDELHAEFASFLATQTIDKKEWDELKINKPEVAEQELDVFSDLIWEGVLSRAEYLEHFSKNHIFLFHCFDTYIQSIVLKSLSAETDFLTKEGLQWLSDNMFTDNIEMKVGKKVFTEERNISIFELIKQGAFLSDGQLFNQINTIIES from the coding sequence ATGAAATACGCAAGATTAACAAAAGAACAGTTTGATGAATTGCATGCTGAATTTGCAAGCTTTTTAGCGACTCAGACAATTGATAAAAAAGAATGGGATGAACTTAAAATAAACAAGCCAGAAGTAGCGGAGCAGGAATTAGATGTTTTTTCTGACTTGATTTGGGAAGGAGTATTGTCTAGAGCTGAATATTTAGAGCATTTTTCTAAAAACCATATCTTTTTATTTCATTGTTTTGATACTTATATTCAATCTATAGTTTTAAAATCTCTTTCTGCCGAAACAGATTTTTTAACAAAAGAAGGCCTTCAGTGGTTAAGTGATAATATGTTTACTGATAATATTGAGATGAAAGTTGGGAAAAAAGTATTTACTGAAGAAAGAAATATTTCTATTTTCGAACTGATCAAACAAGGAGCATTTTTAAGTGATGGTCAGCTTTTTAATCAAATTAATACCATTATTGAGTCTTAA
- the rplI gene encoding 50S ribosomal protein L9 — protein MEIILKQDVQNLGFKDDVVSVKPGYGRNFLIPQGFATLATPSAKKVLAENLKQRAHKEAKVVADAKATAETLKALEIKISAKAGGEKLFGSVTNIDIAEALEKSGNAIDRKFITSGIVKRTGKYNASIRLHRDVIVELPYEIVAEK, from the coding sequence ATGGAAATTATTTTAAAACAAGACGTACAAAACCTAGGATTTAAAGATGATGTAGTATCAGTAAAACCAGGTTACGGTCGTAACTTCTTGATTCCTCAAGGATTCGCTACTTTAGCTACTCCTTCTGCTAAAAAAGTTTTAGCTGAAAACTTAAAACAAAGAGCTCACAAAGAAGCTAAAGTTGTTGCTGATGCAAAAGCTACTGCTGAAACTTTAAAAGCTCTTGAAATTAAAATCAGTGCTAAAGCTGGTGGAGAAAAACTTTTTGGTTCTGTTACTAATATCGATATTGCTGAAGCATTAGAGAAATCAGGTAACGCTATCGATAGAAAATTCATCACAAGCGGAATCGTTAAACGTACAGGAAAATACAACGCAAGCATCCGTTTACACAGAGATGTTATCGTTGAATTACCATACGAAATTGTTGCTGAAAAGTAA
- the rpsR gene encoding 30S ribosomal protein S18 — MSTIEQSAKGKKDGDIRYLTPLNIETNKTKKYCRFKKSGIKYIDYKDADFLLKFVNEQGKILPRRLTGTSLKYQRKVSVAVKRARHLALMPYVADLLK, encoded by the coding sequence ATGTCTACAATTGAGCAATCTGCAAAAGGAAAAAAAGACGGAGATATCAGATATTTAACGCCTTTAAACATTGAAACAAACAAAACTAAAAAGTATTGCCGTTTCAAAAAATCAGGAATCAAATACATCGATTATAAAGATGCTGATTTCTTATTGAAATTCGTTAATGAGCAAGGAAAAATTCTTCCTCGTCGTTTAACTGGAACTTCATTAAAATACCAAAGAAAAGTTTCTGTAGCTGTAAAAAGAGCTCGTCACTTAGCTTTAATGCCATACGTGGCCGATTTATTAAAATAG